Below is a window of Allomuricauda ruestringensis DSM 13258 DNA.
TAGGCAGCCCTTGTTCAAATTCGCCCAAGGAAGCCACATGCATCCAAACGGTTTTACTGTTCAGTGGGAGCTGTTCCTTCAATAAGGGAAAGGCTTTCTGCCGACCTTGAACGAACAATTTAATCTTCGCGTTAAAAAGTGCAATTACTTTAAGGCCAAGCCAAGCTATGTTGATCAGTATGTTGTAAAGAAAACGCAAGGACATCATTTTTCGCTAAAATACATTCTTTCGGTCAGAGACCATTATAGCATCTTAATTTCTTAATTTTGATCTATTAATTTATTTGGATGAAAAAAATACAGATGGTTGACCTAAAAGGTCAATATGAAGGTATAAAAACCGAGGTCAACGAAGCCATTGCAGAAATCTTGGATTCTTCAGCATTCATAAATGGTCCCCACGTACACGCTTTTCAAAATGAATTAGAGGAATATCTGGATATAAAGCATGTTATCCCATGCGCCAATGGAACCGATGCTCTTCAAATTTGCATGATGGGGCTTGGATTGAAACCGGGAGATGAGGTAATTACGGCCGATTTTACTTTTGCCGCAACGGTTGAGGTGATAGGTCTTTTACAATTGACCCCAGTTTTGGTGGATGTGGAACCCGACACTTTCAATATTGATGTAAAAGCCATAGAAAAGGCCATTACACCAAACACAAAGGCCATTGTGCCCGTACATTTATTTGGGCAGTGCGCCAATATGGATGAGATTATGGCCTTGGCCAAAAAACACAATCTGTATGTGATTGAAGATAATGCACAGGCCATTGGGGGGTCCTATGTTTCCAGGGATGGCAAAAAACAGAAGGCCGGTACCATTGGTCATATTGGCGCAACTTCCTTTTTCCCGTCCAAAAACTTGGGCTGTTATGGCGATGGTGGTGCCATTTTTACCAATGATGACGATTTGGCCCATACCATTCGCGGTATCGTGAACCATGGTATGTACAAAAGATATTATCATGATGTGGTGGGAGTAAACTCCAGGTTGGACTCCATTCAAGCCGCTGTTTTAAGGGCAAAGCTGCCCAAATTGGACTTTTACAACCAGAAACGATGGGAGGCAGCATCAAAATATTCCAAGGCATTTAAAGGGCAGGAGCATATTGTAGCGCCAAAAATATCTTGCGGCTGTGAAACGGATAAAAGTGTTTGTGATTGCCATGTGTTCCATCAGTATACTTTGCGGATTACAAATGGTAAGCGGGACGGTTTGGCACAACATTTAAACGACAATGACGTTCCTTGTGGTGTATATTATCCAGTTCCATTGCATAAGCAGAAAGCCTATGCGAATGACCGTTACAATGAAGAAGATTTTCCTGTGACCAATCAATTGGTGGAAGAGGTTATTTCGCTTCCCATGCACACGGAGTTGGATGATGAACAAATTGATTTTATAACCAAGTTGGTCATCGACTTTGTAAACAAATAAAAAATGAAAATACTTGTAACAGGCGGTTTGGGTTTTATTGGAAGCCATACCGTTGTTGAATTGCAGAATGAAGGTTTTGAGGTAGTGGTGGTGGACAACCTATCCAACTCGTCCGTTGATGTTTTAGACGGAATTGAAGCCATTACGGGCAAAAGACCCATTTTTGAAGAATTTGACCTTCGGGATAAACCAAAAGTCCAAACTTTCTTTAAAAAACACGACGATATCACAGGGGTAATCCATTTTGCGGCTTCCAAAGCGGTCGGGGAAAGTGTGGAGGAACCACTTTTGTATTACGAGAACAACTTGGGTGTGTTGGTATACATCCTTCAAGAGTTGAAGAAAAAAGGGGGGGCAAACTTTATCTTCAGCAGTTCTTGCACCGTTTATGGCCAGGCAGATCAAATGCCCATTACCGAGGCTGCTCCAGTAAAACCAGCAGAATCTCCTTATGGCAATACCAAGCAAGTAGGCGAAGAGATAATTCGAGATACCTGCAAGGTAAACCCAGATTTGAAAGCCATTGCTTTACGTTATTTTAATCCGATAGGCGCGCACCCATCCGGGAAAATAGGGGAACTTCCCATTGGAGTGCCCCAAAATTTGGTTCCCTTCATCACTCAAACAGGTGTGGGGTTGCGGGAGCAACTTTCGGTCTTTGGAGATGATTACCCTACCGAAGATGGGACTTGCATTAGGGATTATATCCATGTAGTTGACTTGGCGAAGGCGCATGTAGCAGCATTGCAACGTCTTTTGGAAGAAAAGAACGAAACCAATTACGAGGTGTTCAACTTGGGTACGGGAAAAGGAAGTTCCGTTTTGGAAGTGATCCATAGTTTTGAACGCGTTTCTGGAGAAAAGTTGAACTATAAAATAGTTGGTAGAAGACCAGGAGACGTAATCCAAGCCTATGCCGATACTCAAAAGGCGAATCAAGTTTTGGGGTGGAAGGCTAAATCCTCTTTGGATGATGCCATGAAATCCGCTTGGGAGTGGGAGAAAATCGTAAGAAGTTAAGGCGCAATAATCCCAAACTCAAATTTTCACGTAAATAGGAGAATGCTATCTAACTTTAAAAACAGTTTGGAGTTGCTGGAAGCAGTCCAGAAAGAACAACTCTATCAAAAACTATTGCAACAGCTAATAAAGGATTTTGAATTGGCCAATGTGCCCATCAATATTCCCTTGGACATTACCCCCGAGCAACTTAAAAGTACCATCCACGAAAAGGTTTATTACTTGATCGTGGAAAAGTTCCAAAACTATCTCAACCTATTATATGTGGTGGATATTGCAGAGAGCGAAGTCAAAAAAATAACTCCGTCGGATGTCGTTGATATTTCGGCGGAGGTATCTTTTTTACTATTGAAAAGGGAGTGGCAAAAAGTTTGGTACAAAGCCAAATATAGCAGCTGACCTTTGGTCAGACCTTTACATAAACTCCTTTCTTGTCCATAATGTAGCCCACGAACCAACAAGTGAGCACAACCCAAAGTGCAAACAATAAAGAACCCATATACCCGCCAGACCACGATATAAAAATGGTGTCGGCAATCCATCTGTAAAGCGATTCCCCGTTAACATCGATAGCAAAAAGGGTTATGATGAAAAGTTCCGATAATAGGTAAATAAACAAGGTGTTTTTACCGAAAACCTCAAAAAAGTAGCTCCAGCTTTTCGCCTTTTTCATATCAAGGATATAAATAAGTATCGCAATGGCAAAAAGGTCGATGCCACAGGTGAGCAGTACAAAGGAGCTTGTCCAAAGTTTTTTATTGATGGGCAAAACAAGGTCCCAGGCCAGACCTGCGAAGACCAGGGCAAACCCGAACATCATCAATTTGGCGACAGTTTCAAAATTTTGGCCGTTGTTCTGGATAAATCGACCCGCTAAGTAGCCGATGATCACATTTACAATGGCGGGAAGGGTGCTCAACAATCCCTCGGGGTCAAAAGCAATGCCTTCGCCATGGTACATATGGTTGGCGCCAATAAGCCACTCATCCAGTTTAAGAACGGCATTTCCAGTTAAGGTGAGGTCTCCAAAACCAATTAAAATGAGGTGGTAGCCCACTAAAAACAGGGCACTAAGCCAAATGGCCGTTTTGGTCTTTACAAAGTGAAGGATTATGGATGCGAACATATAGCACAACGCAATACGTTGCAAAACCCCAAAAACTCTGGTTTCCGAAAATGGTTTTAACTGTCCGTCATCAAAAAATGGGTACCAGTACATTAAAAAGCCCAATAGAAAAATGATGGCAGTTCGCTTCAGAACCTTCTTAAAAAAAGCAGGCTTGCCCATGCTTTCATACTTTTTCATGCTAAAACTCATGGAATTTCCCACCACAAATAAAAAAGTGGGAAAAACAAGGTCGGTCAATGTAAAGCCGTTCCAATCGGCGTGCAATAATGGCGAAAAAGTGGTGGAGCCATTACCTGGTGAGTTAACAATGATCATCAAGGCGACATCCAGACCCCTGAAAACATCCAAGGAAAGATATCTATTTTTAAGTTTGGACATGTTTGGTTGGTTTAACTGGGCGCTCAAGTTAATTTATTTTTAGTTTCCCCTGTTAATTTCAGTTAAAAATTTCATTTTTATCGCTTTCCTGCTCATTCTGTGATATAGTTGTAAATTTGAATAAGAAATTGAAGGGAATGCAAGCATATAAATGCTAAAACCCGTATTTTTGACAAAATTTTCCATAAAGTTTTGGAGAAACATAAAGAATGGACAAATATTCATTTTTAAATGCTGCGCACACTTCGTTTTTTGCGGAGCAATACGAAAAATATCTAACGAATCCCGATAATGTAGAGCCCAGTTGGAGGGCTTTTTTTCAAGGATTTGATTTTGGTTTGGAAGGTTCCCTCGAAGATTTGGGGATTGAATCCGATAAAGGCGGAATGGTGGTACTTTCCAATGGAAGGAAAGTGGAAATGCCCGAAGCCCTTCAGAAGGAATTTCAGGTAATTCGCCTTATTGATGGTTATCGTTCCCGTGGACACCTCTTTACCGAAACAAACCCTGTAAGGGAAAGGAGAAAGTATGTACCTACTTTGGATATAGCCAACTTTGGCCTGACCGAAGGAGACTTGGACACTGTTTTTGATGCTGGAAAAATTCTTGGAATAGGTCCAGCCCCCCTGAAGGAAATTATACGACACCTCGAGAGTATTTATTGTGATGCGATAGGAGTGGAGTACATGTATATACGTACCCCGGAACGTATCCAATGGATTCAGGACTGGCTCAACAAAAATGACAACCACCCCAATTATACCGCGGAAGAAAAGAAAAACATCCTTAGGAAATTAAACGAGGCCGTTTCTTTTGAGAGCTTTTTACATACCAAATATGTAGGGCAAAAACGATTTTCATTGGAAGGTGGCGAATCGTTGATTCCCGCTTTGGATGTGATTGTTGAAAAAGCGGCGGACCAAGGCGTGAAGCAATTTGTGGTGGGTATGGCCCACCGAGGGCGTTTGAATGTTTTGACCAATATTTTCGGGAAATCGCCAAAAGATATCTTTAGTGAGTTCGATGGTAAGGATTATGAGGAAACCATCTTTGATGGTGATGTAAAATATCACTTGGGGTGGACCTCTAAACGTGAAACGGATTCAGGGAAAATGGTCAATATGAACATTGCCCCGAACCCTTCGCACTTGGAAACCGTAAACTCCATTGTTGAAGGTATAGCTAGGGCTAAGCAAGATCGTGACCATGGTGATAACATCTCCGAAGTACTGCCAATTTTAATCCATGGGGATGCTGCTTTTGCTGCACAGGGAGTCGTGTACGAAGTGATTCAAATGGCTCGTTTGGAAGGCTACACCACAGGCGGTACTATCCATATTGTGGTGAATAACCAAATCGGGTTTACCACCAACTATTTGGATGCTAGATCCTCCACCTATTGTACAGATGTTGGGAAAGTAACCCTTTCCCCAGTATTGCACGTTAATGCCGATGATGCCGAAGCTGTGGTGCATGCCACGACCTTTGCGTTGGAATACAGGATGCGCTACAAGCGCGACATTTTCTTGGATTTATTGGGTTATAGAAAGTATGGCCACAATGAAGGTGATGAACCTAAGTTTACCCAGCCCTTGTTGTATAAATCCATTTCCAAGCATAAAAACCCGAGGGATATTTACGCAGAGAAGTTGATTGCCGAAGGGGTAATCGATGAGAATTACGTAAAAGAGCTCGAAGAAAAATATAAGAACGATCTTGAGGAGGATCTTTTGGATTCCCGCAAAATCGAGAAGACAAGGATAACCCCTTTCATGAAAGATGAGTGGGAAGGGTTTGAGCAGGTGACCGAAGAGGTGATGCTGAAACCTATGGATACTACTTACGACCTTAAAAAGTTAGATGAGGTTGCCCAAAGCATCACCAAACTTCCAGAGGATAAAAAATTCCTAAGAAAATTGGAACGATTGGTGGAAGGTCGCCATAAAATGTATTTCGAGGACAACAAGCTCGATTGGGCCATGGGAGAACTTTTGGCCTACGGATCATTGGTCGAGGAAGGTTACGATGTTCGGATGACGGGACAAGATGTGGAACGGGGAACTTTCTCGCACAGGCATGCCGTCATCAAAACGGAGATGCACGAGGAAGAGGTGGTGCTGTTGAACGAGATGGGGGACAACCAAAATGGAAAGTTCCATATCTACAACTCACTACTTTCAGAATATGCCGTAATGGGATTTGATTATGGCTACGCCATGGCAAGTCCAAAAACTTTGACCATCTGGGAAGCGCAGTTCGGGGATTTCAGCAATGGAGCCCAGATTATAATAGATCAATATCTCTCATCAGCGGAGGACAAATGGAAATTGCAGAACGGATTGGTGCTCTTGTTGCCCCATGGGTACGAAGGTCAGGGTGCTGAACACTCTTCGGCACGTATGGAAAGGTACTTGCAATTGTGTGCTAAGGACAATATGTTCGTGGCGGATGTGACCACACCGGCCAACCTGTTCCATCTCTTCCGTAGACAAATGAAAGCCAAGTTCCGTAAGCCATTGGTGGTATTTACACCGAAAAGTTTGTTGAGGCATCCCAAGGTGGTTTCCACCAAGGAGGAGATGGCCAATGGAGGTTTCCAGATGGTGATTGACGATGCCGAGGCCAAAGCCGCCAAAGTAAAGACATTGGTGTTCTGTACGGGCAAATTCTACTATGACCTTTTGGATAAACGGGAAGAGCTTGAAAGAGATGATGTAGCTTTGGTACGCGTGGAACAACTGTTCCCATTGCCTGCAAAAGAAATGCGAAGCATCATCAAAAAATATAAAAATGCAGACGATATTGTTTGGGCCCAGGAAGAACCCAGGAACATGGGAGCGTGGAGCCACATGTTGATGCATTTGGAAGAAGCCAAACAATTTCGGGTGGCTTCCAGAAGGTTCTATGGTGCTCCTGCAGCAGGTAGTGCCGTTCGCTCAAAAAGACGTCATGCCCAAGTGTTGGACTACGTTTTTGACAAGAGCAAAAATAATATGCAAATAAGATAATACAAGTATAAACTACAATAAAGATGGTTTTAGAAATGAAAGTTCCCTCACCAGGGGAATCCATTACAGAAGTAGAAATTGCCGATTGGTTGGTTGAGGATGGAGATTATGTGGAGAAAGACCAAGCCATAGCCGAGGTGGACTCGGACAAGGCAACATTGGAGCTTCCTGCGGAGGCGAGTGGTATTATTACCCTTAAGGCCGAAGTGGGGGACGCCGTAGCCGTTGGCGAGGTGGTTTGCCTCATCGATACGAGTGCGGAAAAGCCTGAAGGTTCATCTGGTGGTTCCGATAAAAAAGAAGAACCCAAAAAGGAAGAACCCAAAAAAGAAGCGCCTAAGAAAGAAGAATCCAAAAAGGAAACCTATGCTTCCGGGACTCCATCTCCTGCAGCAAAGAAAATATTGGATGAAAAAGGAATCGAACCCTCATCTGTTTCTGGAAGCGGAAGAGATGGGCGTATCACCAAAGATGATGCTGTAAAAGCTAAGCCATCCATGGGAACCCCAACTGGTGGTAACCGTGGTGAAAGCCGTTCCAAACTGTCCATGTTGCGCAGAAAAGTGGCCGAGCGATTGGTTTCGGCAAAGAACGAGACCGCGATGCTGACCACCTTCAACGAAGTCGATATGTCGGCAATCTTTGAGTTACGTAAAGAATACAAAGAACAGTTCAAAGAAAAGCATGGGGTAAGTCTTGGGTTTATGTCATTCTTCACCAAGGCGGTGATCAGAGCATTGGAAATGTACCCCTCTGTGAACTCCATGATTGATGGCAAGGAAATGATCACTTATGATTTCTGCGACATCAGTATAGCGGTTTCAGGGCCTAAAGGATTGATGGTTCCCGTAATCCGTAATGCAGAGAACCTTACGTTTAGGGGGATTGAATCCGAAGTTAAACGTTTGGCCATTCGTGCCAGAGAAGGTGAGATTACCGTGGATGAAATGACCGGTGGTACCTTTACCATAACCAACGGGGGTGTATTTGGATCTATGTTGTCCACTCCGATCATCAACCCACCACAAAGTGGGATTTTAGGTATGCACAACATTGTGGAACGTGCCATTGTTAGGGATGGCGCCATTGCCATCGCACCTGTAATGTACGTTGCACTTTCTTATGATCATAGAATTATTGATGGTAAAGAATCCGTAGGATTTTTGGTAGCTGTAAAGGAAGCCTTGGAAAGTCCAGAAGAATTGTTGATGGACGATAATGTGAAAAAAGCGTTGGAATTATAAATAGGTTGTCAGCTCGAGCGAGGTCACTGAGCGAAGTCGAAGTGCGGTCGAGAGGTTAATAAAACAAATGCCTTTACTTTTTTAAGTAGAGGCATTTTTTATTGTAGTCGATTACCGCTTTACCTTTTTTAAGCACATCGGCACCGATAATGCCATCTACGGGCAATGCATTGTGTGCAATCAAAGCTTGGTTCACGTGGGTAAGGTCAAAAAGGACCACTTTCTGTTTTTTCTTTTTCCACTCCCCGATCTGGATTTTGTTTTTGTTGGAGATTAAGGTTTCCATTTCCGTGGCGCCAGCCCCAGCCGCTTTAATGTCCGTAGCTTCGGAAGCCATTTCAAAAAATTCGATTTTGTCCATCCCAACACAAGTATTGGACGCTCCAGTATCCAAAATAAACTTGCCTGTAACGCCATTGATGCTTGCAATGAGTTCAAAGTGGTTAGTTTCGGTAAATACCAAAGGTATTGTAATGTAATCCTTGTTTTTGAGGAATTTTTTGAGTGATGCCATATTATTAATTGAGAGATGTCATGCTGAGCCTTTCGACTTCGCTCAAGACTGGCTCCGTCGAAGCATCTATGTGTATATTTAGAAACAAAGTTTTGGGACGTCTAAGATAAACCTATTTTTGCGATATGATTATAACCGATACCCATACCCATTTGTATAGTGAAGCCTTTGATAAGGATAGAAGCGAAATGATGCAACGTGCCCTTGATGCTGGGGTGGAGCGCTTTTTTATTCCCGCCATCGATTCCGAGTATACCCAATCCATGCTGGATTTGGAATCCAATTATCCCGATAATGTGTTTTTAATGACAGGCTTGCACCCCACCCATGTCAAAGAAAATTATAAGGACGAGCTGGCCCATGTAGAGGAGTGGCTCTCCAAAAAAAAATTCTATGCCGTGGGCGAAATCGGAATCGACCTGTATTGGGACCAGACCTTTTTAAAGCAACAGCAGGAGGCTTTTGTGTACCAGATCCGTCTGGCGAAAAAGCACCAGTTGCCCATTGTGATCCATTGTCGGGAATCGTTCGATGAAATCTTTGAGATTTTGGAACAAGAAAAAGGAGATGACCTCTTCGGGATTTTTCATTGTTTTACGGGAACTTTGGAACAGGCCCATCAAGCTATGTCCTACAATATGAAGTTGGGTATTGGGGGAGTGGCCACCTTTAAAAATGGCAAAATTGATAAGTTCTTGAATAAAATCGACCTGAAACATGTTGTTTTGGAAACCGATGCGCCCTATTTGGCACCAACACCCTATCGCGGAAAACGGAACGAGAGCTCCTATATAACAAAGGTGTTGGGAAAACTTTCATCCATATATGGTAAACCCGAGGAAGAAATTGCTGCTATCACTACCGAAAATTCCAAAGAAATATTCGGAATCTAACCTATGAAAAAGAAGACCAACATATTGCTGATTTATACCGGGGGAACCATCGGGATGGTTAAGGATTACAAAACAGGTGCGCTCAAAGCCTTCAATTTTGAGGAACTCGTCAAAAATATCCCAGAGCTGAAACAATTGGACTGTAACCTCAAAGGAGTTTCGTTCGAAGAGCCCATTGATTCCTCCAATATGAACCCCGATTATTGGGGGGTGATCGCTTCCATCATCGAAGAGCATTACGCGGATAATGATGGTTTTGTGGTGTTGCACGGAAGCGATACCATGAGTTATTCAGCCTCGGCGCTCAGTTTTATGTTGGAGAATCTGGAAAAGCCGGTCATTTTTACGGGATCTCAATTGCCCATTGGGGATTTACGAACGGATGCCAAGGAGAACCTGATTACCTCCATCGAGATTGCTGCGCTCCAGAAAAAAGGAAAACCCGTGGTGCAGGAGGTAGGTTTGTATTTTGAATATAAACTCTACCGGGGTAACCGAACCACCAAGATAAACGCGGAACATTTTGAGGCTTTTGCCTCGCTCAACCATCCACCTTTGGTGGAATCCGGGGTGCATTTAAAGGTGCATCAGAATTATTTGATCAAAAAGATGACAAAAAACAAGTCGCTTCAAGTGCATAAAAAACTGGACAATAACGTGGCGATTCTAAAATTGTTTCCCGGGCTTAACCAAAATGTGCTCCAATCGGTCTTGAACATTCCCGATTTAAAGGCCCTTATTTTGGAAACATACGGTGCAGGGAACGCTCCGATGGACAAATGGTTTTTAGGTGCCGTAAAAAAAGCCGTGGAAAATGGATTGCACATTATTAACGTGACACAATGCTCTGGTGGGAGCGTTTCCATGGGTCATTATGAGACCAGTGAAAAACTTAAGGCGATGCAACTGGTTAACGGCAAGGATATTACGACCGAAGCAGCTGTAGCAAAGGCGATGTACCTTTTGGGGGCAGGGGTTCCCGACAAATTGTTCAAGACAATTTTTGAGACACCACTCCGTGGTGAAATGGTGTAAAATTAACGCTTCAAATTTCTATAACTAATTATTTTTTTGTTTATTGGTCGCCCTAAATGAAACAATAGAGAGGTGGCCGAGTGGTCGAAGGCGCACGCCTGGAAAGTGTGTATACACCAAAAGTGTATCGAGGGTTCGAATCCCTTCCTCTCTGCAAGGTATTTTAGTTTTTCTATTATAAAATTTTTATATCTTTAACATTATTAACTAACTAAATTTAAGTTTAAGTAAAATGAAAAAAATATCCTTTACTCTGGCTGCTGCCGGAATGTTTGTGATGGGAACTACAACTGCATCTGCAGCAATGTTGCAAGAAGAAGCTGAAGCCAGCAAAGGTTTCACCCAAGTATTAAAAGAACAATTTATCCAAGGAGGTCCTGCCTTTATGGGTATCGTACTTCTTTGTTTGATCTTGGGATTGGCAGTTGCCATTGAAAGAATCATCTATTTAAATTTGGCAACCACAAATTCTACCAAGTTGAAGCAACAAGTTGAAGATGCTTTGGCTTCTGGAGGTGTTGAAGCTGCCAAAGAAGTTTGTAGAAACACTAAAGGACCTGTTGCCTCTATCTATTACCAAGGTTTGGATAGAGCAGATGAAGGACTGGAATCTGCTGAAAAAGCAGTTGTTGCCTACGGAGGTGTACAAATGGGTCAGTTGGAGAAAAACGTTTCTTGGTTGTCTTTGTTTATCGCCATTGCTCCGATGCTTGGATTTATGGGTACGGTAATCGGTATGATTGCTGCCTTCCAGAAAATTGCAGCTGTAGGTAACTTGAGTGCTTCCTTGATTGCAGGTGATATCCAGGTGGCGTTGTTGACAACCGTATTTGGTTTGATCACGGCGATTATCCTTCAGATTTTCTACAACTATATTATTGCTAAAATCGATAGTATCGTAAATGACATGGAAGACAGCTCAATCGCATTGATCGACATGTTGGCTGCCCACAAGAAGTAATTACGAATTAAAAACTATCGAGAATCATGAATAAAATAGTAAAAATATTGCTCATCGTCATCGGATTGGTTGCCGCCGTTCTTTGGTTCTCCCTTCCGTCCGCCGATGATCCAAGCGCCATAAATAGTGGGGCAATGAACTTTATGTTCATTATTATGTACATCTTGTTGGCTATTGCAGTTGTAACTACAGTAGTTTTCGGATTTGCAAAATTGTTTACCACAAAAGGAAGTTTAAAGAAAGCTCTTTTCGCCATTGGTGGATTGGCCATAGTAGTGGCTATATCTTACGGGCTTTCTTCAGATAACATGGCTGTGGTAGAAACTATGTCCGAAAGAGGTGTGGAGACCACAGAAGGAACTGTGAAAAACATTGGAATGGGATTGAATGTATTTTTTATCCTTACGCTGATTGCGGTAATTCTAATGATAGTACCAGGTTTGAAAAGAATGTTTGTTAAGTAAAAAAAGTTGAATTATGCCTAGAAGAAAAGGAGCACCGGAAGTAAATGCCGGCTCCATGGCGGATATCGCTTTCCTATTGCTTATCTTTTTCTTGGTGACCACCACCATTGAAACAGATGCAGGTTTGGATCGTATGTTGCCGCCTATTGAGCCGCCAGAGCAGGATGTTGTTATTAAGCAGAAAAACATTTTTACTGTCAACATCAACAGAAATGGGCAACTTTTGGTTGAGGATAATTTGATGGAAATGAAGGATTTGAGAAAAGCTGCTACCGCCTTTTTGGAGAACGGAGCAGACGGTTCTTGTACCTACTGTAAAGGTAAAAAAGATCCCTCTTCATCGGATAACCCATCAAAAGCCATTATCTCGTTAAAGAATGATAGGGAAACCAAGTACAGTACATACATTACAGTTCAAAACGAATTGGTAGGTGCTTATAACGACTTGCGTAACCGTGAAGCACAACGTTTGTACGGTAGGGACTTTACAAAGATGGAGGCAGAATACCTGAATCCAGAGACCCCGTCCAGCGTAAGAGATGACTTGAAGGACAAAGTGAAACGTATCCAAGATATGTTCCCACAAAAGCTTTCAGAGGCAGAAACATCAACCGATTAAAAACTATTTAATATGGCTAAGTTTACCAAAAAGAAGGATGGCGATTTGCCAGCGGTGTCAACAGCTTCGTTGCCAGATATCGTTTTCATGCTACTGTTCTTCTTTATGACCGTGACCACAATGAAAGATAGTTCGTTAATGGTTGCCAATACCCTTCCCAATGCTTCCGAGATCAAGAAGTTGGAAAAGAAGGATCGTGTTATTTACATTTATGTAGGAACACCTACTCAAGAATATCAAAAAGTTTTTGGTACAGAACCAAAGATTCAATTGAATGATAAATTTGCCAATGTGGACGAAGTAGGTTCATATATTTTGGCAGAACGAGCAAAGAAACCGCAAGAGATTCAAAATGTATTGACTACTGCTTTGAAAGTTGATAAGGATGCCAATATGGGCCTTATCACCGATATTAAGCGACAATTGAGAGAAGTAAATGCCCTTAAAGTGAATTATACCACTTACGAAGGGGATGCTTTTAACAATTTACAGTAGGCAATAGCTTAGATTTAGTGGGAAACGCTCCAAATTTTTAATTTGGGGCGTTTTTTGTTTTAAATTGCTACCATGATCCGCACCGTACTTCAATTTATAGTTAGCGCTGTTTGTTTATTGCTCTCGATATCTGTTTTGGGTCAAACAGTAATGGATACCACCGTAGTACGCGATAGTCGGTATCTAGAAGATCAATTTTATATTGGAGTTGGCTATAATGTACTGTTGGATACCCCGGACGAAGTAGGCCAACAAAATCTATCCTATAATCTACAAGCGGGCTTTATAAAGGACATTCCCTTGAACCTAAGAAGGAATTTTGGTGTTGGTTTAGGACTTGGATATGCCGTGAACTCCTATTATTCAAACCTCGTTTCATCAGAAGAATC
It encodes the following:
- a CDS encoding MotA/TolQ/ExbB proton channel family protein translates to MKKISFTLAAAGMFVMGTTTASAAMLQEEAEASKGFTQVLKEQFIQGGPAFMGIVLLCLILGLAVAIERIIYLNLATTNSTKLKQQVEDALASGGVEAAKEVCRNTKGPVASIYYQGLDRADEGLESAEKAVVAYGGVQMGQLEKNVSWLSLFIAIAPMLGFMGTVIGMIAAFQKIAAVGNLSASLIAGDIQVALLTTVFGLITAIILQIFYNYIIAKIDSIVNDMEDSSIALIDMLAAHKK
- a CDS encoding ExbD/TolR family protein, whose amino-acid sequence is MAKFTKKKDGDLPAVSTASLPDIVFMLLFFFMTVTTMKDSSLMVANTLPNASEIKKLEKKDRVIYIYVGTPTQEYQKVFGTEPKIQLNDKFANVDEVGSYILAERAKKPQEIQNVLTTALKVDKDANMGLITDIKRQLREVNALKVNYTTYEGDAFNNLQ
- a CDS encoding retropepsin-like aspartic protease family protein, whose translation is MASLKKFLKNKDYITIPLVFTETNHFELIASINGVTGKFILDTGASNTCVGMDKIEFFEMASEATDIKAAGAGATEMETLISNKNKIQIGEWKKKKQKVVLFDLTHVNQALIAHNALPVDGIIGADVLKKGKAVIDYNKKCLYLKK
- a CDS encoding ExbD/TolR family protein translates to MPRRKGAPEVNAGSMADIAFLLLIFFLVTTTIETDAGLDRMLPPIEPPEQDVVIKQKNIFTVNINRNGQLLVEDNLMEMKDLRKAATAFLENGADGSCTYCKGKKDPSSSDNPSKAIISLKNDRETKYSTYITVQNELVGAYNDLRNREAQRLYGRDFTKMEAEYLNPETPSSVRDDLKDKVKRIQDMFPQKLSEAETSTD
- a CDS encoding asparaginase: MKKKTNILLIYTGGTIGMVKDYKTGALKAFNFEELVKNIPELKQLDCNLKGVSFEEPIDSSNMNPDYWGVIASIIEEHYADNDGFVVLHGSDTMSYSASALSFMLENLEKPVIFTGSQLPIGDLRTDAKENLITSIEIAALQKKGKPVVQEVGLYFEYKLYRGNRTTKINAEHFEAFASLNHPPLVESGVHLKVHQNYLIKKMTKNKSLQVHKKLDNNVAILKLFPGLNQNVLQSVLNIPDLKALILETYGAGNAPMDKWFLGAVKKAVENGLHIINVTQCSGGSVSMGHYETSEKLKAMQLVNGKDITTEAAVAKAMYLLGAGVPDKLFKTIFETPLRGEMV
- the odhB gene encoding 2-oxoglutarate dehydrogenase complex dihydrolipoyllysine-residue succinyltransferase, whose protein sequence is MVLEMKVPSPGESITEVEIADWLVEDGDYVEKDQAIAEVDSDKATLELPAEASGIITLKAEVGDAVAVGEVVCLIDTSAEKPEGSSGGSDKKEEPKKEEPKKEAPKKEESKKETYASGTPSPAAKKILDEKGIEPSSVSGSGRDGRITKDDAVKAKPSMGTPTGGNRGESRSKLSMLRRKVAERLVSAKNETAMLTTFNEVDMSAIFELRKEYKEQFKEKHGVSLGFMSFFTKAVIRALEMYPSVNSMIDGKEMITYDFCDISIAVSGPKGLMVPVIRNAENLTFRGIESEVKRLAIRAREGEITVDEMTGGTFTITNGGVFGSMLSTPIINPPQSGILGMHNIVERAIVRDGAIAIAPVMYVALSYDHRIIDGKESVGFLVAVKEALESPEELLMDDNVKKALEL
- a CDS encoding TatD family hydrolase, producing the protein MIITDTHTHLYSEAFDKDRSEMMQRALDAGVERFFIPAIDSEYTQSMLDLESNYPDNVFLMTGLHPTHVKENYKDELAHVEEWLSKKKFYAVGEIGIDLYWDQTFLKQQQEAFVYQIRLAKKHQLPIVIHCRESFDEIFEILEQEKGDDLFGIFHCFTGTLEQAHQAMSYNMKLGIGGVATFKNGKIDKFLNKIDLKHVVLETDAPYLAPTPYRGKRNESSYITKVLGKLSSIYGKPEEEIAAITTENSKEIFGI